A window from Electrophorus electricus isolate fEleEle1 chromosome 7, fEleEle1.pri, whole genome shotgun sequence encodes these proteins:
- the LOC113590493 gene encoding cyclin-dependent kinase-like 1, with amino-acid sequence MEKYEKLAKIGEGSYGVVFKCRNRDTGQIVAIKKFVESEDDPVIKKIALREIRMLKQLKHVNLVNLLEVFRRKRRLHLVFEFCEQTVLNEVEKHPRGVPEAQLRSIIWQTLQAINFCHKHNCIHRDVKPENILLTKMGVVKLCDFGFARILTGPGDDYTDYVATRWYRAPELLVGDTQYGPPVDIWALGCVFAELLHGNPLWPGQSDVDQLYLIRRTLGDLTPRHQQVFRSNVFFSGVSIPEPDTMDPLERRFGGTSSHAIAVLKSCLVMDPAGRLSCEELLELPFFQEEGGSGWGRDADRPGRRQDKGTRRRVPAAQYLPQLPGNTLSPAAEQKNKHKPKYDHHLPNIQP; translated from the exons ATGGAAAAGTATGAGAAGTTGGCTAAGATAGGAGAAGGCTCCTATGGAGTGGTGTTTAAATGCCGCAACAGAGACACAGGTCAGATAGTGGCCATCAAGAAGTTTGTGGAATCTGAGGATGACCCAGTCATCAAGAAGATAGCACTGAGGGAGATCAGAATGTTGAAG CAGCTGAAGCATGTGAACCTGGTCAACCTACTTGAGGTGttcaggaggaagaggagactgCACCTGGTGTTTGAGTTCTGTGAGCAGACTGTCCTCAATGAAGTGGAAAAGCACCCAAGAGG AGTACCGGAAGCTCAGCTCAGGAGCATCATCTGGCAGACTCTTCAAGCCATCAACTTCTGTCACAAACACAAT TGTATTCATCGGGATGTGAAACCAGAAAACATCCTGCTGACCAAGATGGGTGTTGTTAAGCTGTGTGATTTCGGTTTTGCCCGGATCCTCA CTGGTCCAGGTGACGACTACACAGACTATGTGGCCACACGGTGGTACCGGGCCCCAGAGCTTTTGGTGGGGGACACGCAGTACGGACCACCCGTGGACATCTGGGCACTGGGCTGCGTCTTTGCTGAGCTTCTGCACGGAAATCCCCTCTGGCCTGGACAGTCTGACGTAGATCAGCTCTACCTCATCCGCAGGACACtgg GTGACCTGACCCCTCGACACCAGCAGGTATTCCGTTCCAATGTCTTCTTCAGTGGAGTCAGCATCCCTGAGCCCGACACCATG GATCCACTGGAGAGGAGGTTTGGTGGGACTTCCTCACATGCCATTGCTGTATTGAAG TCCTGTCTTGTGATGGACCCAGCTGGAAGACTGTCATGTGAGGAACTGTTAGAGCTGCCATTCTTCCAGGAAGAAGGCGGGTCAGGGTGGGGCCGGGATGCCGACAGGCCTGGGAGACGCCAGGATAAAGGCACCAGGCGCAGAGTGCCTGCG
- the tgfb1a gene encoding transforming growth factor, beta 1a: MAMRLLCLGLAVLCLVAAAAGMSTCKTLDLEVVKKKRIEAIRGQILSKLRMAKEPDPKDDDGSEAIPEAIVSLYNSTVELSEERQNKPSPDPLPQDEEEYFAKEVHKFIMTRTDNDTKQMFFSMKKINQSIADHRLLTQAELRLRIKSPTIQPNSEQRLELYQGLGDQAQYLGFHIISNDLADRWLSFDVTETLKAWLQSPEEEQGFEMRLYCGCRKPEENLQFRISGVSKIRGDRHDLSNNMAKPYILAMSVPVDSHSHASSRKKRSTAGVETCDEKTETCCMRKLYIDFRNDLGWKWIHKPKGYYANYCMGSCTYIWNTENKYSQILALYKHHNPGASAQPCCVPHVLDPLPILYYVGRQHKVEHLSNMVVRNCKCS; the protein is encoded by the exons ATGGCCATGaggctgctgtgtttggggCTCGCTGTGTTGTGCCTGGTGGCTGCTGCAGCTGGTATGTCCACCTGTAAGACGCTGGACCTGGAGGTGGTCAAGAAGAAGCGGATTGAAGCCATCCGTGGCCAGATCCTCAGCAAGCTCCGCATGGCTAAGGAACCTGATCCTAAAGACGATGATGGGAGCGAGGCCATCCCCGAGGCCATCGTTTCACTCTACAACAGCACAGTGGAGCTTAGTGAGGAGCGGCAGAACAAACCCAGCCCTGACCCTCTGCCTCAGGACGAGGAAGAGTACTTCGCCAAGGAGGTGCACAAGTTCATCATGACAAGGA CTGATAATGACACGAAGCAGATGTTCTTCAGCATGAAGAAGATTAACCAGAGCATCGCGGACCACAGGCTGCTGACCCAGGCAGAGCTGCGTCTCCGGATCAAGAGCCCCACCATCCAGCCGAACTCAGAGCAGCGGCTGGAGCTCTACCAGGGTCTGGGTGATCAGGCACAATACCTGGGATTCCACATCATCTCTAACGACCTGGCTGATCGCTGGCTCTCCTTTGACGTCACGGAAACCCTCAAAGCTTGGCTGCAGTCTCCTG AGGAGGAGCAAGGATTTGAGATGAGGCTGTACTGTGGCTGTAGGAAACCTGAGGAAAACTTACAGTTTCGGATATCAG GTGTTAGTAAAATAAGAGGAGACAGACATGATCTTTCTAACAATATGGCCAAGCCGTATATTCTCGCTATGTCTGTCCCTGTTGACAGCCACAGCCATGCCTCTTCACGCAAAAAACGGTCAACTGCTGGTGTGGAAACTTGTGACGA AAAAACAGAGACCTGCTGCATGCGGAAGCTTTACATCGATTTCCGCAATGACCTGGGCTGGAAGTGGATACACAAGCCCAAAGGATACTATGCCAACTACTGCATGGGTTCCTGCACCTATATCTGGAATACGGAGAACAAATATTCCCAG atTTTAGCCCTGTACAAACACCACAACCCTGGTGCATCTGCCCAGCCTTGCTGTGTGCCTCATGTCCTGGACCCCCTTCCAATCCTGTATTATGTGGGCCGGCAACACAAG GTGGAGCACTTGTCCAACATGGTGGTGAGAAACTGCAAGTGCAGCTAA